TATGTGCAGTTCCTGCAATATCAAGCGATGGTGCACCCAGGGGGGTTTGTATAAAAATGGTAATATGGAGTGCAGTGAGGAACAGCTTCTTAAAAAAACATAAGATTCTTGTACTGAAGTAATGGTCAGTGTACTAATTTCTTCATATCACAAGGGAGATTCCTGACTGCTGGAGATGACTTTGGTGTAGGGTAATTTGTCTTTAGGGGTGGCCAATTTCCTTTTCCTTCCGAAAATCTCGGTCACTATCCAGCAAAGATTAACACAGACATTTTCCATGAACCATGTGATTGGTCTTTTTCAAATCAAAGGAAATATTTACATTCTTAAAGTGAAAATCTGTGTAAGTGTTATCAGGAAAAGGCTTTTTGCTACACAAATAATGCAAGGAAGAACTcggcccctgtgcagagggcctgcATAATGCTATGAACCACTTTAAGGCCTTTATTCTCCTATCACTCCACGCCTTCAAAAGTTGCAACTTGAGAAGTGCCTGGTGCTGCCTGTTctacagggatgaatttcatccagCGCAATTTTTAAACAAGGAGGGAGGAACAAGGAAAACCAGAAGATCAATATTATGATGCAGCATCGTTTTTAATGAGAATGAAATTTGCAATACACagttacagaaaaaaataatacaCAGCAGAAAGAATCTATTTCAAGAATTTCCAAAAGGGCTGCAAACAATCACCCACTTCTTTGGGATGCATTTGAGGCAAGATGTTCTTTTTCCTATGCTGCAGGTTCAGAGTTAGACAAACAAATTAAAGTGATAATAAATACAACTGATGCCTGTTTTAATTTCCCTGTTTCCCTCACACTGCGGGGTTAGTGCAAGCAGCCTGAGTGTCATTCAGAATGAGTCCACGTGTGACTAAGAGAATAAGCACGTGGTTGGGAAAGCATTGGCGGAAAGAGTTTATAAGCATAATATCAGAAATCGCTCTCTGAgagaaaggggctgagcagacacaGCTCGCATTGAATTCAAGTGGAGCCGTGcctgcccagcacttctgaaatctCTGTCTGAATCTAGAGCTTGTTGTTCATTTCCTGGTCTTTTCTTTTACCATTGACATTCCTGCAGGGTTTAACATGGTGTACAGCTTCCACTCAGGTACCTATGGCAAGATACCCCagaaccacatgctcctccatAACCGTAACCTCCCCCGTAACCACACGATCCTCCGTAACCTCCCCCGTAACCACACAGTCCCCCGTAACCTCCTCCATAACCACACAGTCCACCATAACGGCCCCCGTAACCACTCAATCCCCCATAACCATAACGGCCCCCGTAACCACCTAATCCCCCGTAACCATACAATCCTCCGTAAGCGCCCCCATAGCCGTTCAATCCCCCATAACCGAATGAGCCCCCATAGCCG
This genomic window from Mauremys mutica isolate MM-2020 ecotype Southern chromosome 17, ASM2049712v1, whole genome shotgun sequence contains:
- the LOC123352153 gene encoding claw keratin-like; its protein translation is MSCSSLCYPECGVARPSPVSGSCNEPCVRQCPDSEVIIRPSPVAVTLPGPILSTFPQHSEVGAVGAPVVGPGYGGSFGYGGLNGYGGAYGGLYGYGGLGGYGGRYGYGGLSGYGGRYGGLCGYGGGYGGLCGYGGGYGGSCGYGGGYGYGGACGSGVSCHRYLSGSCTPC